The proteins below are encoded in one region of Phaseolus vulgaris cultivar G19833 chromosome 1, P. vulgaris v2.0, whole genome shotgun sequence:
- the LOC137813937 gene encoding uncharacterized protein, producing MKTASSTVSLCVRVNACATDTSFNVAPNGSGKYYKYIKRRPLLSHHRSRSCSSVSPDPSFHNRDLSDLVEVFSSSLREDNIDMEISHDAINIKDDKPVDVDEQKIKVELELKNKSVDKEHTKSKEEKKHKDEDKSKKAKEKKGEKEDEEGEKKGKDLKAKGKDGEEKKEKDKKKKEKGKEDDEEKKEKKKEKDDKIDVENDKDGKDDGEDGEKKNKEKKKKEKKDKENEGNDDEEKKKKKEKEKKKEKKNKDEETDASKEKGKDDEVEDEEENQKKKKKDKKEKKEKDKDHKKEKKEGGKDDGKVEVSVRDIDIEEITKEGEKEDKEKDGGKEVKEKKKKEDKDKKEKEKKKLTGKDKPNDLSSLKQKLEKINGKLEPLLEKKADIERQIKEAEAKAADIVKNKEEV from the exons ATGAAAACGGCTTCTTCAACTGTATCTCTTTGTGTACGCGTCAATGCCTGTGCAACCGACACGTCATTCAATGTCGCACCGAATGGATCCGGaaaatactataaatacatCAAACGAAGGCCTCTACTAAGTCACCATCGTTCCAGAAGCTGCTCTTCAGTTTCTCCCGACCCAAGCTTTCACAACAG GGACTTGTCAGATCTAGTTGAGGTTTTTTCATCATCACTGCGTGAAGATAATATAGATATGGAAATCTCTCATGATGCCATCAATATCAAGGATGACAAGCCGGTTGATGTAGATGAACAGAAGATTAAGGTAGAACTGGAACTGAAGAATAAATCGGTTGATAAAGAGCATACAAAATCTAAGGAAGAGAAAAAACATAAAGATGAAGATAAATCAAAGAAAGCGAAGGAAAAAAAGGGAGAAAAGGAAGacgaagaaggagaaaagaaAGGCAAAGATTTGAAAGCTAaagggaaggatggtgaagagaaaaaggaaaaagataagaagaaaaaggaaaaggggaaagaagatgatgaagagaagaaggaaaagaagaaggaaaaggaTGACAAAATTGATGTAGAAAATGATAAGGATGGAAAAGATGATGGGGAGGATGGTGAAAAGAAGAAcaaggagaagaagaaaaaggaaaagaaggacAAAGAAAACGAAGGAAATGAcgatgaagagaagaagaaaaagaaagagaaggagaagaaaaaggaaaagaagaacaagGATGAAGAAACAGACGCATCAAAGGAAAAGGGAAAAGATGATGAAgttgaggatgaagaagaaaatcagaaaaagaagaaaaaggataagaaggagaagaaggagAAAGACAAGGATcacaaaaaggaaaagaaggagGGTGGGAAAGATGATGGCAAGGTTGAAGTTTCTGTAAGGGATATTGATATAGAAGAAATCACAAAGGAAGGTGAAAAGGAAGACAAAGAAAAAGACGGTGGGAAGGAAgtgaaagagaagaagaaaaaagaagacaaagacaagaaggagaaggagaagaaaAAACTTACTGGAAAGGACAAACCCAATGATCTTAGCTCTCTGAAGCAAAAACTTGAAAAAATTAACGGAAAATTAGAACCGCTCCTTGAAAAGAAAGCTGATATAGAAAGGCAGATAAAAGAAGCCGAAGCTAAGGCTGCTGATATAGTGAAGAACAAGGAAGAGGTTTAG